AAATAATCAGTTAAATGGAGCATCAAGGAAAACGCGTCAGATTCTTAGAAGAAGTATTGGAATGATTTTTCAAGGTCACAATCTTCTGAGATGTTTGACAGCGGAACAAAATGTTCAGATGGGCGCCGATTTAATAAAAGGATTAACATATTTGCAAAGACGTGAAATAGCGCAGAATTGGTTGTCAGCAGTTGGATTAGAAGAACATCATAAGAAGTTGCCAAATGACTTATCTGGTGGGCAGAAACAGAGAGTAGCAATTGCTCGGGCTTTATCTGCTAACCCAAAACTTTTATTGGCTGATGAGCCCACTTCTGCTTTAGATAGTGTCACAGGAAGAGAAATAGTAACCCTTTTAAGAAAATTAGCAAAAGAGCAAAATTGTTCTGTACTTATGGTCACTCATGATCCAAGAATTTCTGATATGGCGGATAGGATATTAAATATGGAAGATGGTAAAATATATAGTGCTCATAGTGAGCTAATATAATTAAAAAGCTAAAAATTTCATGTCTAAGAGAAGGAATCTAAAAAAAGAGAAGCAGGAACGTAATCGAGCCTATGCTAGAAAATTCAAAAAAAGGAAATTAAGAACTGATGGAAGACCTGACGGTGGAAACGTTACAGGTACGGCAAATAATGGCGGTGCAGCTGATTAGGGAATATCTTTTATTTTTATCTTGTTGGAGTCCTATATATTATGCATATTTAAGGCGAGATCATGAATGTAAGTATTGTTATACCGACTTACAATAGATTACCTATATTAGAGAAATGTCTTGTTGCGCTTGAGAATCAAAAATTAAATAGAAATATCAGTAATTATGAAGTAATAGTAGTTGATGATGGATCCACTGATGGAACAAGCTCATGGATAAATAAAAATAAAGATAATCTCCCACACGTGGTTCTATTTCAGCAAGAACATGGAGGACCTGCACTGGGAAGAAATCTTGGGGTAATTAAATCAAAATATGAAATAATTATATTTATTGATAGTGATCTTATTGTTTTAGATAATTTTATAAATTGCCACGTAGAAAAATTACTTGCCTCTTGGGGAGAAAATGATAAAAAATGTTTTACCTATGGTTCGGTGGTCAATACATCTAATTTTCTAAATCCTCAGAGTGAAAAACATAAAATAATGGACACTTCTTTTGCTTACTTCGCTACTGGAAATGTTGCGATATCAAAAGAATTAATTTTAAGCATCGGCTTATTTGATACCTCTTTTAGTCTCTACGGTTGGGAGGATTTAGAACTTGGAGAAAGATTAAAAAAAATTGGGACAAAATTAATTAAATGTCCAAATGCAGTAGGTTTTCATTGGCATCCACCATTTAATTGCGAGCAAATAGATTCATTAATAGTTCAAGAAAAAGAAAGGGCGAAAATGGCTTTAGTGTTTTTTAAGAAACATCCAAATTTAAGGGTTAGATTTATGATTCAATTAACTCCTATTCATAATTTACTTTGGCAAATTCTTTGCTTGGGAGGACTAATTAGTATTGATAGAATCCTCCCTTTATTAAAATTTCTAATAAAGATAAGAAGAAATAGACTTGCACTTGAGATACTTAGAATTCCTCTGAATATGATTTACATTAAACAGTTAACCAAATCAAGATAAAAAACTTTTAGAAATACACATCACTTGCTAGAATTAATGAAATAAAATCCACACATCTGACAGTTTCGGGTGATTTACCAATATAAATCCCCGTCAGATGGAGGCTAACCCGAAACCCTTTTAAATTATGGCTGTTGTATCACTATCTGAAATGATGGAAGCTGGTGCTCATTTTGGGCATCAAACTAGACGTTGGAATCCAAAGATGTCTAAGTATATATATTGCGCTAGAAATGGAGTTCATATTATTGATCTAGTGAAAACAGCATTGTGTATGAACAATGCGTATAAATGGACAAGAAACGCAGCAAAAAGTGGTAAACGTTTCCTGTTCGTCGGTACAAAAAAACAAGCATCAGATGTAGTAGCTCAGGAAGCTACTAGATGCGGAGCTGCATATGTAAATCAAAGATGGCTAGGAGGGATGTTGACTAATTGGACAACAATGAAAGCTAGGATTGAAAGATTAAAGGATCTAGAAAGAATGGAAAGTAGTGGTTCAATAGCAATGAGACCCAAAAAGGAAGCTGCAGTTTTAAGGAGAGAACTTGAAAGATTACAAAAATACTTAGGCGGACTCAAGGGTATGAGAAGATTACCAGACGTAGTTGTTTTAGTTGATCAGAGAAGAGAATCTAATGCAGTATTAGAAGCTAGGAAATTAGATATCTCATTAGTGTCAATGTTGGATACAAACTGCGATCCGGATTTGTGTGAGGTTCCTATTCCATGTAATGATGATGCCGTTAGATCTGTGCAACTTATTTTAGGAAGACTTGCAGATGCTATAAATGAGGGCAGAAAGGGTTCTAATGCCGAAAGGAAAAATTAAATTCCAATTTAAAACTTATTAATTACTTTTTTATTACTTCAAATGGGAAACATTACAGCAAAACTTGTAAAAGATCTTAGAGACAAGACTGGCGCAGGAATGATGGATTGCAAAAAAGCACTTAACGAAACTGATGGAAATGTTGATAAAGCTTTGGAATGGTTAAGAAAGAAAGGTATAGCTAGTGCTGAAAAGAAATCGGGAAGAGTTGCGGCTGAAGGTTCAATTGCTAGTTATATTCATACTGGATCAAGAGTGGGGGTTCTACTAGAGTTAAATTGTGAAACTGATTTTGTTGCTAGAGGCGATATTTTTCAATCTCTGTTGAAGGATGTCTCAATGCAAGTAGCAGCTTGCCCAAATGTTGAGTATGTCTCAATTGATGAAATACCAGAGGATGTTGTGGAAAAAGAAAAGCAGATCGAGATGGGGAGAGATGATTTATCTGGAAAACCAGAAAAAATTAAAGAAAAAATAGTTGAAGGGAGAATAGCGAAAAGACTTAATGAGCTAGTTTTACTTTCACAACCTTACATTAAAGATAGTTCTATTACTGTTGAGGATCTTGTTAAACAAGCAGCTGCAAAAATTGGGGAAAATATAAAAGTAAGACGCTTTACAAGATATACATTGGGTGAAGGTATTGAAAAAAATCAAATGGACTTCGCTGAAGAGGTTGCATCAATGCAATCAAACTAGTCACTTGAATGATTTGAATAATTTCAATAATTACGTAGATATAGATAAAATTAACTCTCAATTAGAGAGAGCAGATATACAAAAAAGTATATTAATTAGAAATATGTATAGGGAATATGAACTTTATCTTAATCTAGTAAGAGATTTACTTTATATCTCCGTAGAAAAAGGGCTTAACCAAATATATAGTTATCCAACAATTAATGATAATTTTATAAATGAAAATGAATTTTTTGGTCTCTTTGAGAAAAAAATAAGTAAACTTGTTTATACGAATTTGCCCTTATTAACAGTAGAGCAATTAAAAATAAATGAAATTGAAAAAAACATAAATAAGGAAATTAATTTTAATAGGTTAGATATTTCCACAAAAGCAAAGGATGACCAAAAAGAAAAATTTCAATATGAAGATGGTTTTCAATTAGATGAACCCATTCAGTTCCAGGTTAGTAAAGACATTTCAAATACTTCTGAATATTATCAAGCTAATAATTATGAGAAATTCGTATCACTTAATTTAGATAATAATGACCATAATAATTATTTATCAAATAACAATATTATTGAAAATTTAGGAGTTGAAAAACAATTTATTTCCTCCCTACTTGAATTAATAGGGGAAGTAAATGTTGAAAAACCAAGACATCCAGAAAAAGATAATATCAATCAAATGGATATTTCACCCAAAAATCAGATTCTTAAAAATTTTGATTTAATAGAAAAGTCATTGGAAAATTTACTATTGAATCTTTCATATAAGATTAACCAAGAATTATTTAAGGCCAATCTAATAAAAAAGATGATATCTAAAGATTCCTTTGATTACTTAGTAAGCAAAAATTTGATGATAAAACATCCATATCCTTTTGTTATTAATTTCGAATTCAACTTAAACCGGTCATCATTAAACGTCAATAATCTTACAAGTATTATTTTCTTTAGTATATCTACTGTTGAATTAGAGTTTAATAATTTAAATCTTTCTATTCAAAGGATTAAAATAAATGAGCTAAAAAATCAATTTCAGCGTTTGATTAAAAAAGAGACATACTGGAGGCAAAAAGAAATAACTTTGAATAAGATACATTGAAAAAATAACTCTTTTTCAAATGTGACTATTAGCGGAAATAATAATAATAAATTAATTAAAGATTGGATAAGACCTCTTCAAAAGTCTCTAACTATTGAAACTGAAAACAAATTTATTAATACCCTAGGAAGAGAAAAATATTTTAATGATTATTTGCATGAATCATTGAAAAAACTGGATAATCTAAATCTCTCAGACGAATATTTGAGGATATTTAATGAATTTTCTATAAAATATAATGAATATAATAAATTAGATGAGAATCAAAGGAAAAGATTAATTATAGATACAAGAAAAAATCTTTATAAACTTGGTAAAACTTTAGAAATAGAAAGTTCTAATAATATTTCTAATAAAGTTTTTCTGAATAAGGCTGATTCAAATTTGTCTTTTGATTCAGATATTTCATTAATAAAAAATGTGGGAAAAGTTTATAAAAACAAGCTTAATGAATTAGGGATTTTTCATATAAAGGATCTAATTAATTATTTCCCGCGAACATATCTAGACTATACGAATAGAGTTAAGATAATAAATTTAAAACCAGATAATTTATATACGTGCATCGCAAATATTAAAAGATTCTATATTCATAAGAGTAAAAAGAATAGTAATTTATCAATAATGAATTTTGTAGTTTCTGATGAAACGTCTTCAATAAAGGTTACAAAATTTTTTCTAGGAAGAAGATTTAGATCTTACTCCTTCTTCGAATCTCAAAAATCTTTGTATAAGACTGGAACCAAATTGGCAATTTCCGGTAGAGTTAAATTGACAGATTATGGCAAAACTTTTGTAGATCCGCAGATTGAAATTCTTAAGG
This window of the Prochlorococcus sp. MIT 1314 genome carries:
- a CDS encoding DevA family ABC transporter ATP-binding protein — translated: MVKANKSKNNVKNFKTVSINNLSHFYGKNENKKQVLNDVNLNIDKGELVLLKGPSGCGKTTLLTLIGALRTCQSGDLTVLNNQLNGASRKTRQILRRSIGMIFQGHNLLRCLTAEQNVQMGADLIKGLTYLQRREIAQNWLSAVGLEEHHKKLPNDLSGGQKQRVAIARALSANPKLLLADEPTSALDSVTGREIVTLLRKLAKEQNCSVLMVTHDPRISDMADRILNMEDGKIYSAHSELI
- a CDS encoding glycosyltransferase family A protein: MNVSIVIPTYNRLPILEKCLVALENQKLNRNISNYEVIVVDDGSTDGTSSWINKNKDNLPHVVLFQQEHGGPALGRNLGVIKSKYEIIIFIDSDLIVLDNFINCHVEKLLASWGENDKKCFTYGSVVNTSNFLNPQSEKHKIMDTSFAYFATGNVAISKELILSIGLFDTSFSLYGWEDLELGERLKKIGTKLIKCPNAVGFHWHPPFNCEQIDSLIVQEKERAKMALVFFKKHPNLRVRFMIQLTPIHNLLWQILCLGGLISIDRILPLLKFLIKIRRNRLALEILRIPLNMIYIKQLTKSR
- the rpsB gene encoding 30S ribosomal protein S2, coding for MAVVSLSEMMEAGAHFGHQTRRWNPKMSKYIYCARNGVHIIDLVKTALCMNNAYKWTRNAAKSGKRFLFVGTKKQASDVVAQEATRCGAAYVNQRWLGGMLTNWTTMKARIERLKDLERMESSGSIAMRPKKEAAVLRRELERLQKYLGGLKGMRRLPDVVVLVDQRRESNAVLEARKLDISLVSMLDTNCDPDLCEVPIPCNDDAVRSVQLILGRLADAINEGRKGSNAERKN
- the tsf gene encoding translation elongation factor Ts, producing MGNITAKLVKDLRDKTGAGMMDCKKALNETDGNVDKALEWLRKKGIASAEKKSGRVAAEGSIASYIHTGSRVGVLLELNCETDFVARGDIFQSLLKDVSMQVAACPNVEYVSIDEIPEDVVEKEKQIEMGRDDLSGKPEKIKEKIVEGRIAKRLNELVLLSQPYIKDSSITVEDLVKQAAAKIGENIKVRRFTRYTLGEGIEKNQMDFAEEVASMQSN
- a CDS encoding adenylate cyclase yields the protein MKVLKKIKWTSLKRLHQCNQTSHLNDLNNFNNYVDIDKINSQLERADIQKSILIRNMYREYELYLNLVRDLLYISVEKGLNQIYSYPTINDNFINENEFFGLFEKKISKLVYTNLPLLTVEQLKINEIEKNINKEINFNRLDISTKAKDDQKEKFQYEDGFQLDEPIQFQVSKDISNTSEYYQANNYEKFVSLNLDNNDHNNYLSNNNIIENLGVEKQFISSLLELIGEVNVEKPRHPEKDNINQMDISPKNQILKNFDLIEKSLENLLLNLSYKINQELFKANLIKKMISKDSFDYLVSKNLMIKHPYPFVINFEFNLNRSSLNVNNLTSIIFFSISTVELEFNNLNLSIQRIKINELKNQFQRLIKKETYWRQKEITLNKIH